The following DNA comes from Chloroflexota bacterium.
CGGCATCTTCGCGGAGATAGTCCAGCCGGTGAACGCGCGCGAGCACTCGTAAACATCCTGCTCGGTGTAGTTGCCCACGCCAAGCGAGAATAGCTCTAGAAGTTCGCGGCCCCAGTTCTCATTGGGCGCGACCTTGTGGTTCTCGTTATTGTCCAGCCAGTAAATCATGGCAGGATCGCTCGCCAGTTTCACCAGCAGCTCGCGGTAGTTGTCCATTCCGACATCGCGGAACATCTGAATCTGATCCAGCAGGTGGTTGCAATTGTCAACCTTGGCGTTACCGGTCGCGAACACATGGTGCCAGAAGAGCGCCATCTTCTCGTTCAGCGGCCGCTGCGTGTTGACCATGAAATACAGCCAGTTCGCCTGACCAGGCGCTGCCGCGCCGCCGGGTACTTCCGTTATCGGATGATACCTGTACAGCGTGTACTCATCGACCGGGGGCTGGCTTTCGTAATCGAGCAGATGCTCGACCGTCGCCTCGTACCCCTGCTCTGCCATAGCCTCTAGCTCGTCGCGTGTCGCGCCAAAGCCGGCACGCCTCATAAGATGGGCTAGCAGGGCGATTTCCTCTCTATTGGACATGCGCATACTCCTTTCGCAACATGTTGAGTCCTATCGTCATTGACCGTTGGATGTTATTGGTCGTCGTCAAAACTATAAGCGCCCCCTTTCGCCCAAAAGCACTTGCGATGCCTCTTGGCACTCGGGGCAGGTGCCGTAGTAGTCGGTGCGTAGTCGGACGATTTCATATCCCGTAGTCTGGGATACGCGGTCGAGCGGGTCGTGCGGCGCCGTGTAGTCCATGTCTTCCACCTTCTCGCACTGCAAGCAGACGAGATGCGGGTGCGACACGGGTATTCTGCCGTCGTAACGGTTCGCTGAAGCGCTGAACTCGATTTCCAGCACTTGTCCAGTCTCTTTGAGAATCTCGATGGTGTTATAAATCGTGGCAAGGCTCGTGCCGGGATACGCCGCGCACACTCCTTCGTGAATCTCGCTCGCGGACGGATGACGATCGCTCGCCAGCAGCACTTCGAGCAGCTTCGCGCGTTTGCGTGTAACCGCAACACCCTTGTCCCTGAGCGCGGCTTTCATCTCCACTAGCCGAGACTCCAATTCGCTTCCCCGCTCAAACGGGCTGACAGACTCTGTTGCCGCCTGTACGACCACTGCTTACCACCGATCTTGCAATAATTAGAATGGTTCTAAATGATGATGCCTGTAAGTTATGACAACCGCGCTAACATGTCAAGCACAATTCCACAAATTGAGGAGATTTTATAAGTCCCTTTCCGCTTTATGGGGAAGGTTAGGATGCGGGCGAATTATCCTAGCACTGCCAAGGATACACTCTGAAATGATCTTCACTTTCCACTTGCGGCGGCGATGTAAGCGGGAAGCAGAGGCAATATCCCCCTCTCGCGCTCTGAAACTGCGTTGACCTGCCGATTTTCAGCCTCATATAATAGCAACCGCAATAGGCAATAGGAAACAACAACCGGCGCAGTCCTATACGAGAATTCGCCTGCTCCGCAGAAAGGTCATATATGCCCCTGCATCCCGTGATACTAGCCGGTGGCTCCGGCACACGCATGTGGCCGCTCTCACGCGAGGCGCACCCAAAGCAATTCCTGCGACTAATGGGCAAACATTCGCTCTTTCAGGATACGGTGCGTCGGCTCGACGGGACGCGCGATGTTACCGACCCGCTGATAATCTGCAACGAAGAGCACCGCTTTCTCGTGGCTGAACACCTGCGGCAGGTGGACAAGGACGCACTGGCAATCGCGCTCGAACCTGTCGGACGCAACACGGCGCCAGCGTTGACCCTCGCGGCTCTGATGCTACTTGACAAAGACGCCGATTTCGCCAATGACGACCCGGTAATGCTTGTGCTGCCCGCCGACCACGTGGTGCGAGACGCAGCGCGGTTTAGGCGGCTTGTCGAATTCGGCGCGACAGAGGCGGCGCGCAACGGCATCATCACATTCGGCATACAGCCGGACTCGCCCAAGACCGGCTACGGCTACATAAGGAAGGGCGAGCAGCAACCTCTGCAGAGCGGCGTATCTGCGTTTCAAGTCGCGGAGTTCATCGAAAAGCCCGGCGAGCAGGTCGCCCGCGAGATGCTGAACTCGGAAGCGTACCTGTGGAACAGCGGAATGTTCATGATGCGCGCGTCTGTCTGGATGCAGGAGCTTAGGCGGCATCGCCCGGACATCGCGGATGCATGCATCGCCGCGCATGCCGTGCTTCGGCAAGACGGCGATTTCTATCGGCCGGATGCTGCGCAGTTCGCCGCCTGTCCAAGCGAGTCAATCGACTACGCCGTGATGGAGCACATGGGCAAGCGGGACTCCGATGAGGGCACGACGGGCTGCCTTGTGCTGCCGATGGATATTGGATGGACAGACCTTGGCGCATGGTCGTCACTGTGGGAAGAGAGCGAGCGCGACGCGGGCGGCAACATCACGAAGGGCGATGTGTATGCGCGCTCAATGTCTAACTCACTTGTCATCAGCGAAGACCGGCTTATCGCGGCGGTCGGATTGCAGGATGTCATTATCATCGAAACACCCGACGCCGTGCTCGCGGCGCACAAAGAGCGCGTCCAGGAAGTCAAGGAACTGGTCGAACAGCTCAAGCGCGACGGACGCCCGGAGCAGGAAAACCATGTGAAGATAAACCGCCCGTGGGGTTCGTTTGAGACAGTGGACTCCGGCGATCGCTTTCAGGTCAAGCGGCTGACGATACGGCCCGGCGAGGTGCTTTCGTTGCAGATGCACCATCATCGCGCGGAACACTGGGTCGTGGTCAAGGGAACGGCGAAAGTAACGCGCGGCGACGAGGAATTCCTGCTGACAGAAAACCAATCGACCTATGTGCCGGTCGGAGTAATTCACAGGCTTGAAAATCCCGGCACGCTGCCGCTGGAGGTAGTCGAAGTGCAGACCGGCAGCTATCTCGAAGAGGACGACATTGTGCGCTTCGAGGACAGATACGACCGCCACATCCACGATAATCTATAATGGTACATAGGATTACCCAAGATTATCCGTAAGTTCGATT
Coding sequences within:
- a CDS encoding transcriptional repressor — its product is MVVQAATESVSPFERGSELESRLVEMKAALRDKGVAVTRKRAKLLEVLLASDRHPSASEIHEGVCAAYPGTSLATIYNTIEILKETGQVLEIEFSASANRYDGRIPVSHPHLVCLQCEKVEDMDYTAPHDPLDRVSQTTGYEIVRLRTDYYGTCPECQEASQVLLGERGRL
- a CDS encoding mannose-1-phosphate guanylyltransferase/mannose-6-phosphate isomerase; this encodes MPLHPVILAGGSGTRMWPLSREAHPKQFLRLMGKHSLFQDTVRRLDGTRDVTDPLIICNEEHRFLVAEHLRQVDKDALAIALEPVGRNTAPALTLAALMLLDKDADFANDDPVMLVLPADHVVRDAARFRRLVEFGATEAARNGIITFGIQPDSPKTGYGYIRKGEQQPLQSGVSAFQVAEFIEKPGEQVAREMLNSEAYLWNSGMFMMRASVWMQELRRHRPDIADACIAAHAVLRQDGDFYRPDAAQFAACPSESIDYAVMEHMGKRDSDEGTTGCLVLPMDIGWTDLGAWSSLWEESERDAGGNITKGDVYARSMSNSLVISEDRLIAAVGLQDVIIIETPDAVLAAHKERVQEVKELVEQLKRDGRPEQENHVKINRPWGSFETVDSGDRFQVKRLTIRPGEVLSLQMHHHRAEHWVVVKGTAKVTRGDEEFLLTENQSTYVPVGVIHRLENPGTLPLEVVEVQTGSYLEEDDIVRFEDRYDRHIHDNL